gagtgacatccctttcttaatccatagggtttaataaaatgtagtcttggtgacccctggttcctaccaccaccactgtaaagacatctggttAGACGAACGAGGTTGGTTTACCTCTCAACcactgaactatgcagaaattttgaaaaaccagCGGAACTCCCGTTTAAGCCCACATTCCCTAAAACCAGGAGCGCCCAAAactttttgttctgtgtttttaaaagtgaattTTATAAAAGTACACTATATGTTGTTAACACAACACTTCAAACGTATACTGTAtgctaaaataaatgaaaatacttcaaaataaaagcaagaaCTGAATAGGTTATATGTACATGGACTAACTTTGGCCAGTCCTGACTTAATCAGTGcctcagtaaaataaaagcacaaatacAGCATAAAATTATAGTACGTtgtcaaatttacacaatacCGGTGTTTTCCATGCAGCTGCATGAAATTGGAGAAAGTAGAAAATAAATGTAGGACGATTTGAATCACTCACCAGCGCTCCCTCCGGTCCGAACATCTGCAGGAAGTTGCCGATGAACTCGCGGGACTTCTCCTCCCACTTCTGAATGAGGTCAATGCTCTTCTCCTCCACCTTCTGCACAAACTCCTTACTCTTCTCCTCCACGTTCCGCACCTTCTGCTTCACCTTGTCCACGTGCTCCTGCAGGTGGTACTTCTTCTCCTGCGTGGTGGGAACCAAAGCAGCCGCttaaattttcaaattatgcaagaaagtaaaacaaacaCGTTCACAAACGACTTACTGTGAGTTAACGCAGCACCTCTTATCCTTGATGCCATCTAGTTAGttaaaaggggaactccaccgatttttcacattttctacataattacatggctgagatgtaaacagagttgttcagtgtggtttggtgtgaaatgcttctcTCTAGAGAAGCTTGCTGTatgagaactgttcacagtggtggtgatgggaaccggacGTCTGAAGGGTTCAAGGACTCTGAAAGGAGTTTCTGACATGACATTTGGGGCCTTATGACAATTCAGTGGCTGACAGCGATTACAGACAATATTGGCTGACATATATTTATTCAACATTTAGTTTAATTAAACAGTTTATTGATATATCTGTCTATTCTCAGTTTTCACACTTCTTGGACTCAAAGAAAGAGCGGAAACTCACTGTCTacaaagtaaatataatataacataatataatacactcacaggccactttattaggtgctagtaaaaggttggccccacttttgccttcagaactgccttaattcttcatggcaaacAAAGATTTTggctggttatttgagttatttgagtcagcagtttctgaaatactcagaccagcccgtctggcaccaacaaccacgccacgttcaaagtcccttaaatcccctttcttccccgttctgatgttCGGtctgcactgagttgcggccgtgtgactGGCTATATAAACATTGCAGTGCTACAAAGAACTCTTGCAGTTTCAGTTTCTATTAAATATCTAATTTTAGTTGGATTTCGTCatagacagttttttttttttttttttaccatggcTCGTTCTTATATGGattgaactggttcaaagtcaaagttgaaaacacattttggacttttataacaaaaaaaattttgGGATGCAGCATCACCTCCCACTCTAAAACGCAGGGGCTATAAAATAGGGCTCCGTCTACACACTAACACTGTGTTTCGGAAGTGACGCGAAAACGTGGGACAACAATATTTGGATGAAATTTTAGttacaaattaaatgtttaattattgTTTAAATGTGAAACTTTcaaggggcggcacggtggcgttgtgggtagcgctgtcgcctcacagcaagtagggcctgggttcgattccctggccaggtgaccagggtcctctctgtgtggagtttgcatgttctccccttgtctgcgtgggtttcctccgggttctccggtttcctcccacagttcaaagacatgcagtcaggccgactggacgtgctaaactgcccctgggtgtgagtgactgtctgtgtctgtctgccctgcgatggactggcgacctgtccagggtgtatcctacctttcaccgaagactgctgggatagggtccagcaccccctgcgaccctgacggagaagcggcttagaaaatggatggatggatgttctttttaactttttcttttactgtgGGATAGGGATACTGAGGGGGTGGAGCTGGAGAAACTAAAAACTGGCTGTACAATGTGAGTCGGCTCCCAAATTTCACCTAAAAGAGGCCACTCGTTGGGGAACGGACACAACCCTAGCTATAATTCAGCTACTACAATATATTTAGGTATGCAACATTCTTTCTGACCATTTATTGACAGTATGTCAGGGGTAATGAGGTCAGAAGTTGTGGCGAGAGGACTGACTTGGGTGAACTCACGTTAATGAAGCTGACATTGAGCTCCTTGGCTGTGTAGCCACGCTGGAGGTTTCGCCTCACGTACACGTCGTAGTCCCTGACGATGCGTGTGATGATGTCAGAGGTTGAGATGCCCTCTGTCCGCTGGGTTGGAGCAAACATTCCTGTGAAGAGCCAAGAGAATTAAAACAGATGCTTTACTGCTTTTTCGACTGGGCTGAAGAACATTAATCCTACATGCTTGTTACCAAGAAAACAAGGATACAAGTGCATTAACCTCAATCAGAGATGTGCATTCCAACAAAGGGTTTCCTGCCATGCAGGCCTGGTATGTTATATATCATGTACAACAGTAACTGCTCCTCCACAGAtggagcagagagacagactcaCCAGCCTCCTTGATGTGCTTATAAACATCATCACTCCCTGCAGATGAATATGGGATGTCATCATGGGCTACAAAGTCAATCTGGTGGTatcaaaagagagaaagagttatAAAGAGGAGTGTTTAGCATTACAggtactgagagctgattggtggGCGTTACTCCTACTGAGCGCTGGttagttagcattactgctactgagagctgattagagGGTTGATCAGCTCACTGGCTGAGTAAGGCGTTTCACTCTCCTTGATATCATCATGTACATAAGACACTATTAGAAAAGCGAAATATGACAGCAGTGTTGATGTATTTTACGCCGTGAAAAACTGGTGCATTTAacccagaggtggacgaagtacatacAACAGGTACTTGaattaaagtagagacacccaaggtaaaatatcactccagtaaaagtagaaggtCCTTattctagacctcaacttgagtaaaagtactaaagtatttgccttcaaatgtacttaagtataaagtaaaagtactaaaagagtaattctggctctgatgtcctgttatcatttttataaccagactggcttcatgaactcatttcaggtgaaagtcctccaacgtctctcttggtaaaccagtcttttaatagaacgtcattaattagtgacgctgacgtctattaaaatgatcagaagcacaaaacactgaaggtaaacagtttccatcagggagaaccgagtggctctgaaatcactttttacacacaagcaaagttgcaatgtaggaggaaaaagtcggatattagactctgaaatgtggtggagtgaaaggaaaaagccGCCCagtaatggagaaacttcagtacagatacaccaaaaaatacttaagtacaccACTCACGCGGTGTTTAGTGAGGAACTCTggtgtgagggtccatggagcgTTGCGGACCACCTCGTCCACATAGCGGCAGTGTGTAACTGCATCGTAGCGCTCCTCCTCGTTCATCACTGTGAAGCCCTTCAGCTTGTGTGTCAGCTCGTCACTGCACACTGAGGAAAGACCAGGAGGAAAAtaacacagagagccaacaatTTCTCAGAAAGCACTGTGAATTTAGATAAGGGCAGCATTTCACTATGACTCATCCATCTGCACTAAGATTTGGTTCAGTGTTCAGAAATTCATGGAATTCACTGCCATCTTCTAGAGAAAGCAACAAATAACAGTTTGCTGAACCAacacagtaaataataaatgaagtaTAATTTAAACGCATGTTAATAATTCAGTATATAGCACTATGCAGGAGCCAGAGAGCACCATTCTTTTaaatttccagccaaaaaagggattaagtacaagctattcatttttcaggagatatttctgagataaCAGATAATCAACtcgcataaggaaggagaaagtgaaaggaaaataagtgaaaaaacactaaagttcagaaaatgattaaaagcttcagagaaaatgggcctcctaacaaccacctggaagacctggtagaccccagcactgcccccatcagataaacagcactgaaagctttgatctctgagagagaggagaaaatcaagctgctccagatctgaaaacatctacaggtgtttcaCTGTgtcttccatccttccactgtgagaagaccactcagcaccgtgggtctgaaaggacgtgtagctgatcacaaagaacctcactgagaaaaggagacggacacatcaaacaaagaagctggacgatggactgaccgccccacggagtccagacctcaacaccactgaaagtgtttgattacttcaaaaaatgatcaaccaacttctgagactgaactttggaggtgtgtctgaagagtctttgaggaactgaaagcgagtctcattaaaacaatagaagctgtaatgaaggtaaagtgtggacacaccaaacatggaAAAATGATAGTATTTAGTTtctgaggcttttgtgtaattttctgctggttggctgttttgactggtaataaaataaatgacggATGGTCTGACTTTTTCCATGTACTCTATGTTCAATACACTTAGATGAGAAAAGCTGCATACTATGGTTCTGACTGGTGTGCTGATTTCTAAAAATAGCAATAAAGCTAATTCCAGAGTCACATGGTAGGACACCGAAGTGGGCCGACACAGAGAATAATTCAGTGACACCTCAGTCAACCTCAATATTGTCTAACGTGTATTTTGCTCAGTTTTCCTGTCTCTTATGGCTGTATATCTGAATTAGACCCCATTTTTCAGACAGTCAGACATCAGAGTGTAAAACCTAAACGTACCGCCCACGATGAGGTGCGTGTTTGGGAAGAGCCCTTTGGCCTGCATGAGGGCGCGGGCGTGTCCTGAGTGGAACATGTCGAAGATGCCGTCAGCGTACACCCTCACCGGCCGGTCAGCTGAGAGGAGACAGTACaaatgaaagaacaaaaaaatgtattttcaacaGTGTGTTTCCTTCATTCTTTATGTGTGAATTAAGTTTGTACAATCCCCCCATTTAGTCGATCAGCTGAGGCATGCCTGGAGTTCCTTAGGTGCTTCCTTAGGTCCAAAcccttttcttatttttacccctacagCTTGTTTTCTAGTGTCACTCTaaccccttgttcctgagctacagggcagtggttgagatcttccctctgaaatgggaccctcaaataaaagagcatcacttcattatcagctaccagcgccgctctgtaggcgaccctgcccgtctgcagggacagcagaggaggggaaagttcagctcctcactgctgggctttagttacattaagggatcatacgccttcaaagagggggcaattatttattatcaccccccccattgatatgaagctgaagtcagatgttctccagcttcttgttcggattgctccaccttaaatggtgcgacagttatattctggcgcttcaggtctcagaactgctggactatttaaggtggaatgggaaagttagctagctagctaccgagacattagcatgctattagtgattttttatgcttgttatgaagaaaaacgacactgaaacgacattaaactaagataaaacagtgtttactgtaattttttaattacagtaattttgtaatttagagagctaagggctaagtggtaggggcgaggggtgaaaagAGACTGGGCCTTAGTTTTGAATTGTTGCTATGTAAGTAGTGTTAAAGAAGCTGCTACTGTTTCTACTTCTTGGtctgaaatgcttcattctggagaaacttagagagccagaattgttcacagtggaggtgataggaaccagatgtctgaattcagttttaatgcctttaaaagccaCCTCTTAGAAAGGTATTAGACAAAATGACTATAAGAAAGTTGTTTGATGACTTTttacaat
This window of the Pygocentrus nattereri isolate fPygNat1 chromosome 2, fPygNat1.pri, whole genome shotgun sequence genome carries:
- the pcyt1aa gene encoding choline-phosphate cytidylyltransferase A isoform X3; amino-acid sequence: MEAHTSGRPISRKRRREGSNGDAEEGERVLKLKRHTLGLSDPAPYADQLDSLEDKPYKRVSMDEAKRGTPSDRPVRVYADGIFDMFHSGHARALMQAKGLFPNTHLIVGVCSDELTHKLKGFTVMNEEERYDAVTHCRYVDEVVRNAPWTLTPEFLTKHRIDFVAHDDIPYSSAGSDDVYKHIKEAGMFAPTQRTEGISTSDIITRIVRDYDVYVRRNLQRGYTAKELNVSFINEKKYHLQEHVDKVKQKVRNVEEKSKEFVQKVEEKSIDLIQKWEEKSREFIGNFLQMFGPEGALKHMLKEGKGRMLQAISPHQSPSSSPTRERSPSPTFRLPFFTKTSPPASPFSQHSHSGPQAISEEEEEEDDDNDDDDHDEDDGL
- the pcyt1aa gene encoding choline-phosphate cytidylyltransferase A isoform X2: MSSSGSEQRLTVLGMEAHTSGRPISRKRRREGSNGDAEEGERVLKLKRHTLGLSDPAPYADQLDSLEDKPYKRVSMDEAKRGTPSDRPVRVYADGIFDMFHSGHARALMQAKGLFPNTHLIVGVCSDELTHKLKGFTVMNEEERYDAVTHCRYVDEVVRNAPWTLTPEFLTKHRIDFVAHDDIPYSSAGSDDVYKHIKEAGMFAPTQRTEGISTSDIITRIVRDYDVYVRRNLQRGYTAKELNVSFINEKKYHLQEHVDKVKQKVRNVEEKSKEFVQKVEEKSIDLIQKWEEKSREFIGNFLQMFGPEGALKHMLKEGKGRMLQAISPHQSPSSSPTRERSPSPTFRLPFFTKTSPPASPFSQHSHSGPQAISEEEEEEDDDNDDDDHDEDDGL
- the pcyt1aa gene encoding choline-phosphate cytidylyltransferase A isoform X1, with product MSSSGSQEQRLTVLGMEAHTSGRPISRKRRREGSNGDAEEGERVLKLKRHTLGLSDPAPYADQLDSLEDKPYKRVSMDEAKRGTPSDRPVRVYADGIFDMFHSGHARALMQAKGLFPNTHLIVGVCSDELTHKLKGFTVMNEEERYDAVTHCRYVDEVVRNAPWTLTPEFLTKHRIDFVAHDDIPYSSAGSDDVYKHIKEAGMFAPTQRTEGISTSDIITRIVRDYDVYVRRNLQRGYTAKELNVSFINEKKYHLQEHVDKVKQKVRNVEEKSKEFVQKVEEKSIDLIQKWEEKSREFIGNFLQMFGPEGALKHMLKEGKGRMLQAISPHQSPSSSPTRERSPSPTFRLPFFTKTSPPASPFSQHSHSGPQAISEEEEEEDDDNDDDDHDEDDGL